The following nucleotide sequence is from Acyrthosiphon pisum isolate AL4f chromosome A2, pea_aphid_22Mar2018_4r6ur, whole genome shotgun sequence.
AACAAAGACAAAGATGATATAAcactaaataactttttaaaatatttaatacataaatgataaacaaaatagcaattcaaatatatttattattaattattatacccatatatttttttaacaaataaaacacaaaacaataattttctaattattaatttataaacaagataacaaaataatttaatagataattaaaatcttattagttataacagccattttgaactataaaatttgaaaaaaaaaaaattaaatcaacttcCATTACAAATTTATTACTCTACATATTCTTtggtaaacaaaatataaagggTTATTCATAAAGaacacagtttttaattttgatttaaaacatttaatttttaaataaatgcattaagtattacatataatattgtttcattaaaaatttgagATTTAAATGTGAAGAACTCTGGTTTCAGCAGGACGGCACCACCCAGGGGTCCCACAAGAGGGGGAAGCGTTGGACCTGGAGTACAGTGACCCAATGAAATGAATttgtgattttcaaaatattgatagatatactttttcatatgaaaaaataatttataaaaatgtatgagagtattttatcaaaattatatctttaatatattagtaattttgatattttaaactgcgTGTTAAACAtagatttttagaaattattttataagggATACCTGTATAtgagttgtattttattattagaagaTTTATATAGGGCTAGCAAAAACATTTAGTACAGGGGCTCAAAGTTTGATTTGGGGGGCCTAGATGGTCACCACTCATACATCCAACGCAACAATTGCCTTACTTTCAGAAAAGTTCCACAGCAGACTCCATTCCCACTGCAACGATCACCAGTAAACACCAAGAACTTGCAATTTTATTAGGTGTGACACTTTTCTTTGAGACTTCATTAAATTGCAAGCTTATAAAAACGAAACTTGATCTTTAATGGATCTCAAGCAAGAAATTCAACAGATCACCAGTAAACTTAATGTACaagattgaaaaaataattaagaattttaCAAACTTCTAGTTACTTCAGTAACTACAGGCCAAGAAAGTAAATGGGATGATACAACCAATATAGTGTCTTACACTAAGTTCTCAACTTAtagtgaaacaaaatataatataatagttaatatattatttttttttaaattaaatagaataaaagaaaattttaaaattgtgtcaTTTATGAAACATCCTTTACATTGGTATGCTAGTAATGTAGATtacttagtttaaattataatttaaattaaattaatatattttatttacattatttataaaattgtgttaaaaatgaTAGTACATCATTGCCAACTTGGATCATAATTTTGCCATTCTTTAATAGGTGTTAAATACACTCTTCTATTATCATATGTGAAACTAATTATGCCTTTGTACGCAGTTCTTGGTACACCACTTTTGAAATCGTCCATCAGGCCAAATAGTTTCATTAATGATTTTAAGTTattcttagtataatatatgattctcACAGGATCACTATGACCAATTTGCTTATTTTTGAGTTCATTTACACCAACAAGTGGTGCTCTATATACCATTTCCACAAAATTGGTATCATATTCATCTTTTAATAAAtaggttaaatttaatttggtaaaaTCAACTGGTAAttcatttaagtatatatattttaaatgtttttcataaaaaagaCCATTGCTAACACCTATTTTTCCAAATGTTTTTGTTCTGGATAGCTCAGGTCTTATACATGATCTGCCTTTTCTTTGGTCAGGATGTCTCATCCAATCATCCCAATAACTATGGGGCCATTTATGCATTAATTCTATCCATATTTTACGTGTTAACATCCATCCAAGTCCAGGGAAAAAATCTGATCTATATAATAACTTTGGATCGTTTCTATCAATCAATGCAAATTTTCCATTGTCATTCCAAGCAGAAACGCACCATAAAGTTTCATCTTTTTGAAGAATTGGTAATGtagctttaaaatattcataaaaatctgGAGCTACATCCAAGTCATCTTCGACAATTATCGCAGTTCCATAATTATATGTGTTGAAAACTTGATTAAGTGCCCATTTATAGTGTcttgatattttgaaataaccACTAAATTTTTTCTCTTTAGATGGCactttaatttctttttgatCAGGTTGATGTATATGAATTAACTCTCTGCCAAAACTTTTTATAACTTGTGATGTTCTTTCATGAATACAGTCTTGAGACACAATAATAGGAAAATCATCTTTTGATTTGcgatattttagtaatttgtttATGCATCTTGATATAGATGGACGATTACaagcaattattaaaatagcaaCACTTGATGAATTAGACgaattgtgttttttaaattgataactaTCTTCGTGGCTAGAATAATttaactgtttaatattttcacgtattaAATTGTGTGTTTCTACTTCAATTTTTAAGCGCAACTCAAAATCATCCAAATTTTCATCAAGATAATTATTGGGTTTAGCTATGAAATTATCATTGggtataaaatgattaataccAAGCCATACAAATATACTGAACAAAACTAATGCTACAaagcgattttttttcatagtagcatataataatcaaatggtggatttcaatttaattatcaatagtATTTGTGccataacatttaaaatcatgTTTCAATGATGATTTTCCAGCTACttgaattttaatacaaatatagttttttcttgttaaaatataggtacttgaaatctgtgaaaaaatatttttattaatcattttcaaCAATGTAGTCAGTTAACACATATTATCAAGGTGTAAACAAagatttaataactttatatttaattttccta
It contains:
- the LOC100160307 gene encoding alpha-1,3-mannosyl-glycoprotein 2-beta-N-acetylglucosaminyltransferase — encoded protein: MKKNRFVALVLFSIFVWLGINHFIPNDNFIAKPNNYLDENLDDFELRLKIEVETHNLIRENIKQLNYSSHEDSYQFKKHNSSNSSSVAILIIACNRPSISRCINKLLKYRKSKDDFPIIVSQDCIHERTSQVIKSFGRELIHIHQPDQKEIKVPSKEKKFSGYFKISRHYKWALNQVFNTYNYGTAIIVEDDLDVAPDFYEYFKATLPILQKDETLWCVSAWNDNGKFALIDRNDPKLLYRSDFFPGLGWMLTRKIWIELMHKWPHSYWDDWMRHPDQRKGRSCIRPELSRTKTFGKIGVSNGLFYEKHLKYIYLNELPVDFTKLNLTYLLKDEYDTNFVEMVYRAPLVGVNELKNKQIGHSDPVRIIYYTKNNLKSLMKLFGLMDDFKSGVPRTAYKGIISFTYDNRRVYLTPIKEWQNYDPSWQ